One Setaria viridis chromosome 5, Setaria_viridis_v4.0, whole genome shotgun sequence genomic region harbors:
- the LOC117857474 gene encoding AAA-ATPase At3g50940: MATYDKAIESYKKAVTTAASLAASAMLVRGVVNELVPYEVRDLLFSGLGYLRSRMSSQHTVVIEETEGWATNQLYDAARTYLATRINTDMQRLRVSRVDEGKSLMFSMEEGEEMADLHDGAEFRWRLVCRDNPGAGAGNGNGGRSGNGGYRVEVRSFEMSFHKKHKEKAIASYLPYILATAKKIKEQDRTLKIYMNEGESWFAIDLHHPSTFTTLAMDHKMKQSVMDDLERFVKRKEYYKRIGKAWKRGYLLYGPPGTGKSSLIAAMANYLKFDVYDLELTEVNWNSTLRRLLIGMTNRSILVIEDIDCSIDLQQRAEEGQDGNKSSPSEDKVTLSGLLNFVDGLWSTSGEERIIIFTTNYKERLDPALLRPGRMDMHIHMGYCCPESFRILASNYHAISDHDRYPEIEELIKEVMVTPAEVAEVLMRNDDTDIALEGLIQFLKAKRSDAKDSKGENVVHEAKEDRKEMMTEQDISGDQNLNDAGKE; encoded by the exons atggcgacCTACGACAAGGCGATCGAGTCGTACAAGAAGGcggtgacgacggcggcgtcgctggcggcgtcggcgatgcTGGTGCGCGGCGTGGTGAACGAGCTGGTCCCCTACGAGGTGCGGGACCTCCTCTTCTCCGGCCTCGGCTACCTGCGGTCGCGCATGTCGTCGCAGCACACGGTGGTGATCGAGGAGACGGAGGGGTGGGCCACCAACCAGCTCTACGACGCCGCGCGCACGTACCTCGCCACGCGGATCAACACCGACATGCAGCGCCTCCGCGTCAGCCGCGTCGACGAAGGGAAGAGCCTCATGTTCAGCatggaggagggcgaggagatGGCCGACCTCCACGACGGCGCCGAGTTCAGGTGGCGCCTCGTCTGCCGCGACaaccccggcgccggcgcgggcaaCGGCAACGGAGGGCGCAGCGGAAACGGCGGCTACCGCGTCGAGGTGCGCTCCTTCGAGATGAGCTTCCACAAGAAGCACAAGGAGAAGGCCATCGCGTCCTACCTCCCGTATATCCTCGCCACGGCCAAGAAGATCAAGGAGCAGGACAGGACGCTCAAGATCTACATGAACGAAGGTGAGTCCTGGTTTGCCATCGACCTCCACCACCCGTCCACCTTCACCACGCTCGCCATGGACCACAAGATGAAGCAGTCGGTCATGGATGACCTCGAGAGGTTTGTCAAGAGGAAGGAGTACTACAAGAGGATTGGCAAGGCGTGGAAACGGGGGTACCTCCTGTATGGCCCGCCTGGGACCGGCAAGTCCAGCCTGATTGCAGCCATGGCCAACTACCTCAAGTTCGACGTCTATGATCTCGAGCTGACGGAGGTGAATTGGAATTCAACGCTTCGGAGGTTGCTCATCGGGATGACCAACCGGTCAATCCTTGTCATAGAGGATATCGACTGCTCCATTGATCTGCAACAGCGGGCAGAGGAAGGTCAGGATGGTAACAAATCCAGTCCTTCAGAGGACAAG GTGACACTATCTGGGCTACTCAACTTTGTCGATGGCCTTTGGTCGACCAGTGGGGAGGAGAGAATCATTATCTTCACAACAAACTACAAGGAGCGGCTTGATCCGGCACTTCTTCGCCCTGGCAGGATGGACATGCACATCCACATGGGGTACTGCTGCCCAGAGTCGTTCAGAATCCTGGCCTCCAACTACCACGCCATCAGCGACCATGACAGATACCCTGAGATAGAAGAGTTGATCAAAGAGGTGATGGTGACTCCAGCAGAGGTGGCAGAGGTGCTTATGAGGAACGATGACACCGATATCGCACTTGAGGGCCTTATCCAGTTCCTCAAGGCAAAGAGGAGCGATGCCAAGGATAGCAAAGGTGAGAATGTGGTCCATGAGGCCAAAGAGGACAGGAAAGAAATGATGACGGAACAAGACATCTCAGGCGATCAAAATCTGAACGATGCAGGCAAAGAATGA